In Rhipicephalus microplus isolate Deutch F79 chromosome 9, USDA_Rmic, whole genome shotgun sequence, one genomic interval encodes:
- the LOC119164499 gene encoding BEN domain-containing protein 5 has translation MYAVVRFLDDHDKRLHVIHVHDIEKFDPKDTSDYDNRFVYSAYWRDPVDDTNTGLYNTQVLMLAESEDDARAKMRAKRLVIPKIPMQETTSDDDPDELVESQTKRKKAERKKQKNDRANAKKNMYDEILKKNLEKAHSGRKPRAQPRKGTDTPSDSGSSDSDELCPKSEILQMKKKKDVWKARTKALVVKELEKDRDMWKLRAEELQHDNQFLKQQVASLQRSLESKLFKLAVEQDRVPCSRGMLSAHSETDEGESFVGNLLIMDNMACSERVLPPCSSTAVEPEERTSTVGGEKNTTHPGPNGDFIYMEDGSFHLTKGVTISGVCAKKIFGNKKATLVVKDAAHAIWGSNVLASRSVTGTVGSRKRALGEQPKQPLTPEKLLVVSETLKHWGQQKDVNTADTEKNLPRILAEKIQDLLKSKVRKQMFDDQAQ, from the exons ATGTACGCTGTTGTTCGTTTCCTGGACGATCACGACAAACGGTTACACGTCATTCACGTGCATGACATCGAGAAGTTTGATCCCAAAGACACCAGCGACTACGACAACCGCTTTGTTTACAGCGCGTACTGGCGAGACCCCGTGGATGACACAAACACTGGTTTGTACAACACGCAAGTCTTGATGCTGGCAG AAAGCGAAGATGACGCCCGCGCGAAAATGCGGGCCAAGAGGTTGGTGATACCAAAAATACCTATGCAAGAAACGACGTCAGATGATGATCCTGATGAGCTCGTGGAGtcccaaacaaaaagaaaaaaggctgAAAGAAAG AAACAAAAGAACGACAGAGCAAATGCTAAAAAAAACATGTATGACGAAATTCTTAAAAAGAATCTGGAAAAAGCGCACTCTGGGCGTAAACCTAGAGCACAG CCAAGGAAAGGGACAGACACTCCGTCGGACAGCGGGTCCTCCGATAGTGATGAATTGTGCCCAAAAAGTGAAATTCttcaaatgaagaagaagaaagacgTGTGGAAGGCGAGAACGAAGGCGCTGGTGGTTAAAGAGCTTGAGAAGGACAGAGACATGTGGAAATTGCGTGCTGAGGAGCTGCAGCACGACAACCAGTTTCTAAAGCAGCAGGTTGCAAGCCTGCAGAGATCCCTTGAAAGCAAGCTTTTCAAGC TTGCAGTAGAACAAGACCGGGTGCCTTGCAGTCGGGGCATGTTGTCAG CACATTCTGAGACAGATGAAGGAGAAAGCTTCGTCGGAA ATCTGTTGATTATGGACAACATGGCCTGCAGTGAACGTGTTCTCC CACCGTGCTCATCTACTGCTGTAGAACCAGAGGAAAGGACAAGCACTGTTGGTGGAGAAAAGAACACTACACATCCAG GCCCAAATGGAGATTTCATTTATATGGAAGATGGCTCT TTCCATTTGACGAAAGGCGTAACAATAAGTGGTGtgtgtgcaaaaaaaatatttgggAACAAGAAGGCTACCTTGGTGGTGAAGGATGCTGCCCACGCTATATGGGGAAGCAACGTTCTTGCATCTAGGAGCGTCACAGGGACCGTTGGCTCCAGGAAGAGAGCATTGGGGGAGCAGCCCAAGCAGCCGCTGACACCGGAGAAACTTCTTGTTGTGTCAG AAACACTCAAGCACTGGGGACAGCAGAAAGACGTCAACACTGCTGACACGGAAAAAAATCTGCCCAGGATCCTGGCTGAGAAGATCCAAGATCTCCTGAAATCGAAAGTGCGCAAGCAGATGTTTGACGATCAAGCACAATAA
- the LOC119181452 gene encoding uncharacterized protein LOC119181452 yields the protein MPRRKEYLNPGSASAIPYSTKTYLERSASSVQQSRRGLQQDTNVAGGSTAPTALRVLTQPPQTDVEGDCDSESAHEAAPSDEPQPSVGAEMTDEPQGDLGSFSSDDLLALTVNFVLEFGIPWKGVEALQKLIMHILERHDIPVTKYLFKKSVGAEIKAARLHFYCENCMTLLAVTSGDLAARNAVRVTCTVCGQRNSGPQMLRDGHFFITLPIAKLLSSLLAENDASTALHERLNSINESMSVDKDEMTDIIDGTLYRALRRELTSKNDITLTVNSDGSAVFKSSKFSVWPVQVMVNELPVYMRQKNVLVSALWYGQKHPDMTLLLNAFVEQMDGLSTSGITWKAGNETVHSKVYCFSCSADAPARAAMQHLTQFNGYYGCGWCLHPGAAVNGTVKYPVDTVSPDRTAEGTKEIMAKAAEAGRPVQGAKGITPLINLQHFNIIWGFTPDYMHCVLLGVARQMTEDWLSNVGEEYYIGAPQTVAVLDQRLCSIKPHSCMPRLPRSVSLRKYWKASEWQQWLLYFSLPCLEGLLPRQYLKHFALLVKGIALLLQDTVSLSDISVSTDCLVKFVVDMQFLYGEKNMTFNVHQLLHMAQSVLNQGPLWAHSCFAFESNIGQIKQLVTSAKGAPLQIVERLMMASNFRYLKASASPCTLKFLTKAGPSNSKGGLLLSKPRAVSDQLLHLVQDHVGNIVRGRVMEHDRVIVSPGVRFHSEQYSRPNKSDSTVLQIYLGTCLKLKHIVSIRDSSGNVRIFALSNKFLSRRAFGTEHIMKSEDANSQQLVELSASVVPCNYVEVNRKCFFQRISLKMLSGGC from the exons ATGCCTCGTAGAAAGGAATACCTAAACCCAGGCAGCGCCTCCGCCATCCCGTATTCAACGAAAACATATCTCGAAAGATCAGCCTCGAGCGTGCAACAATCACGTCGTGGACTGCAGCAGGACACAAATGTCGCTGGCGGGTCGACTGCTCCGACAGCACTTCGCGTACTGACGCAACCTCCGCAGACTGATGTTGAAGGCGACTGTGACTCTGAATCGGCACATGAAGCGGCCCCAAGTGACGAGCCGCAGCCTTCCGTTGGCGCAGAAATGACAGACGAGCCACAGGGAGATTTAGGGAGCTTCTCTAGTGACGATTTGCTGGCACTGACTGTCAATTTTGTCCTCGAATTTGGCATCCCTTGGAAGGGAGTCGAAGCACTCCAAAAGTTGATAATGCACATACTTGAACGACATGATATACCAGTTACTAAATATCTTTTCAAGAAGAGTGTCGGGGCAGAAATAAAAGCCGCCCGGTTACACTTCTACTGTGAAAACTGTATGACGCTCCTTGCCGTAACAAGTGGCGACCTTGCAGCGCGGAATGCAGTGCGGGTAACGTGCACCGTATGCGGGCAACGTAACAGTGGGCCGCAGATGCTACGCGATGGCCACTTTTTCATAACCCTGCCCATCGCAAAGTTGCTGTCTTCGTTACTTGCCGAGAATGATGCGAGCACTGCACTCCACGAAAGACTGAATTCAATAAACGAGAGTATGTCTGTCGACAAAGATGAAATGACAGACATAATAGATGGCACCTTATACAGGGCACTTAGGCGCGAATTGACATCAAAAAATGATATCACTCTCACTGTTAACAGTGATGGAAGCGCCGTGTTCAAGTCATCGAAGTTTTCTGTGTGGCCCGTTCAAGTGATGGTGAATGAACTCCCAGTGTACATGAGGCAGAAAAATGTGCTTGTGTCTGCTCTGTGGTATGGCCAGAAACATCCCGACATGACTCTCCTACTGAACGCATTTGTTGAACAAATGGACGGTTTGTCGACCAGTGGGATCACATGGAAGGCAGGCAACGAAACTGTGCATTCcaag GTGTACTGCTTCAGCTGCAGCGCTGATGCACCAGCACGGGCAGCCATGCAGCACCTAACCCAGTTTAATGGGTATTATGGCTGTGGATGGTGCTTGCATCCAGGGGCAGCTGTGAATG GAACTGTCAAGTATCCTGTGGACACTGTTTCACCTGACAGGACAGCAGAAGGCACAAAGGAAATCATGGCCAAGGCTGCTGAAGCTGGAAGACCAGTACAGGGAGCAAAAGGCATCACGCCTTTGATTAATCTTCAGCACTTTAATATAATCTGGGGCTTTACTCCAGATTATATGCATTGTGTGCTTCTAGGTGTGGCACGGCAGATGACGGAGGACTGGCTCTCTAATGTAGGCGAGGAATATTACATTGGGGCACCACAAACTGTGGCAGTATTAGATCAACGTTTGTGCTCTATAAAGCCGCATAGCTGTATGCCACGACTTCCCCGCTCAGTTTCTCTGAGAAAGTATTGGAAAGCCTCGGAGTGGCAGCAATGGCTACTGTATTTTTCATTGCCTTGTCTGGAAGGCCTACTTCCACGGCAGTATCTTAAACATTTTGCATTGCTTGTGAAAGGTATTGCCCTTCTTCTGCAGGACACAGTGTCCCTCAGTGACATTTCTGTAAGCACAGACTGCTTGGTAAAGTTTGTTGTCGACATGCAGTTTCTCTATGGAGAAAAAAACATGACTTTCAATGTACATCAATTGTTGCACATGGCTCAGAGTGTTCTGAACCAAGGACCTCTTTGGGCACATTCATGTTTTGCTTTTGAGTCTAACATTGGCCAAATTAAGCAGCTGGTCACATCAGCAAAAGGTGCCCCACTGCAGATTGTAGAGCGCTTAATGATGGCCAGCAACTTCAGGTATCTAAAGGCTTCAGCTAGCCCTTGCACTCTGAAGTTTTTGACAAAAGCTGGCCCATCAAATAGTAAAGGTGGTTTACTGCTCAGCAAACCCCGAGCTGTGTCTGACCAGCTGCTTCACCTTGTGCAGGACCATGTTGGCAACATCGTTAGGGGCCGTGTCATGGAACATGACCGAGTGATTGTATCACCGGGTGTTCGGTTTCACAGTGAGCAGTACTCAAGGCCGAACAAAAGTGACAGCACTGTATTGCAAATATATTTGGGAACGTGCTTGAAGTTGAAGCACATTGTTTCTATTAGGGATTCGTCAGGAAATGTAAGGATTTTTGCACTGTCAAACAAATTCTTGTCACGTCGTGCATTTGGCACTGAGCACATAATGAAATCAGAGGATGCGAATTCCCAACAGCTAGTGGAGCTGTCTGCCAGTGTTGTCCCTTGCAACTATGTAGAGGTCAATAGAAAGTGTTTTTTTCAGAGAATTTCTTTGAAAATGCTCTCTGGTGGTTGTTAA
- the LOC142771713 gene encoding uncharacterized protein LOC142771713, giving the protein MISCAASHEQDHSLMSVEGGLYSCRQCTYVSKKSGHMRRHLRKHTGERPFECHLCPAAFVQGSHLKGHIRTHTGERPFSCDQCSASFSTKRALLNHMRTHTGERPFSCHHCNASYSCKSSLKYHVRTHKGERPFSCHHCNASFSTKTVLLNHMRTHTGERPFSCDHCGASFSRRTNLKCHVRTHTGERPFSCDLCNASFSRKQHLVGHMSCRHKNRKL; this is encoded by the coding sequence ATGATCTCTTGTGCAGCATCCCATGAGCAAGACCATTCACTCATGTCCGTAGAAGGTGGACTGTACTCCTGCCGACAGTGCACCTATGTTAGCAAGAAGAGTGGACACATGCGaagacaccttcgcaaacacacCGGCGAGCGGCCCTTCGAGTGCCACTTGTGTCCAGCTGCATTCGTTCAAGGCAGTCACCTTAAAGGCCACATTCGTacacacacaggagagcgtcccttttcctgtgaccAATGCAGTGCATCTTTCTCAACCAAAAGGGCCCTCCTGAACCAtatgcgcacccacacaggagagcgtcctttttcctgtcaccactgcaatgcatcttaTTCATGTAAATCGAGCCTCAAGTACCACGTGCGCACCCACAAAGGCGAGCGCCCTTTCTCCTGTcaccactgcaatgcatctttcTCAACAAAAACGGTCCTCCTGAACCAtatgcgcacccacacaggagagcggCCTTTTTCCTGTGATCACTGCGGTGCGTCTTTTTCACGCAGAACAAACCTCAAGTGCCAcgtgcgcacccacacaggagagcgtcccttttcctgtgacctctgcaatgcatccttttcacGGAAACAGCACCTCGTGGGCCACATGTCCTGTCGTCATAAAAACAGGAAGCTGTAA